The Phoenix dactylifera cultivar Barhee BC4 unplaced genomic scaffold, palm_55x_up_171113_PBpolish2nd_filt_p 001030F, whole genome shotgun sequence genome includes the window tattcaaaTGAAAGAGTAAGATCCTACGGATCTAAAGCCGCATGGTTCGATGGTGGTAGACGAAATGCTGCAAATCAATCCAGGAATCAGAACACGGAGTCGATGTAATGGAAACCAATAATAAGTACAGACACGGAGCATTTTTTCCGTCACACAGATCCAGCGGCTGCAATTGCCCAAACTATGGCCACCAAAGTACTTCAAAATTCCTACGTTGAGCATCAAAATTAGCAGAAAATCTTTGCCCCCATCAAGACTCCAACTTTCCCAGATACCACCCATCCATGTTCATCAGAATTTGACTTCAGAATTAATacacacaaaagaaaaaaagaagccaaAAGTATAGCATTGATAGCTTCCATCTATGAATTCATTCATGGAAAGAGCAatacagaagaagaagagcatcatttaccaagaagaagaagaagaagaagaagaagagcaagagaTAAGGAGCGGGGGGATATTTACGTATGATTATTAGAAGTGCCGAGGTTGGGAGAAGCAGGAGTAGGTACGGCGGAGGAGATCGGGGGTGTCCTCGTAGCCGGAGAAGACCTCGTCCCAGATCTCGGCGAAAGCCCGGAGGATGAGGTCGTGGTGGCGGGGAGAACCCTAAAATGAAAGTTTATCTACTCAATTCATCAATGCAGGAAAGAACCCTAAAATCCAAGTCGATTGGCGTGGATTACCAAAATTACCTCAAAAAATCTATTGACTTACCTCTTTCTCAGGCGGAGGGAGATGGGGCCGGCCGGTCGGCGCCGCAGAGGAGgaatgatggggacatcagctaggtccccattttatttacatatttgcttattgttatttctgggtttatttgtgtttagggatttatttgtggtttattttattctaggcttattttcattttagggcttatttgtggggaattattttatgtaaggggtttattttaattgttcttatggggccctatttaaagggaacttgtaagctgattagggttttaatgcagaattaaagaatttctttccccacgtttccctcttcttctcttctccttccttctccttctcctcttcttcttcctccttctcctctcctcttctcctgctttcattttaaaattggtccggcatcaacttggtatcagagcaaggctggttttgcccctgctgccaaagccccgatccaACAACAGCCTTCCTTTCCCATTGGTTCTCACGGTGCTTCAAGGAGAACAGGACCTTTCCCTCTGTcagtttgctaaaaaaaaaaaaaaaagaggacaaagGGGACAAAGGGATCAACCCTGATTCACCGAGCTTCTCTCGGTTCCTCTCCTTCCCTCTGTCAGcttcacacaaaaaaaaaaaaaaaaaggaagctccCCTGTGGCCGAGCAGTTCCACTGTGCCTCTCCCTGCCGCAACCACCTCTTTCCATCAGATTCCCCGGAGGCCTCCCTGCAGCGCCGCCTCTGGCCCTCCACCGGAGCCTGCAACCGACGCCACCACCACCTCTGCCGCGTCTTCACCGTCGTGCCACCACCGGTGTATGGCTGAGCGTTGCCGGATTCCGGGATTTCTGTGGCCGCACGAGTATTACGCCGTACGTCGACCACGGACACCGGAGCGCGTTGAGGGACCGCGTGTGACTCCCGCTGCCGGAAAGAGGAAGAGCGTCGCCGATCTGTTTGCCACCTTGTCCCTCGGCACTGTCGACGCACCCGCCGACCACCGCGCGCAAGATTCCGGCCGCCACCACGACCAGCCGCCACCTGTCGCCGCCGACAACGGAGTCTCCGTCGCCGTTCAGTTCGGCCACTCCGCAACCACCGCCGAAGCGGCCGGAACGCCCTCCCGAGTcgatcgggaggttgaagaaggagTTACAGTAACGGGTAAGTTCTAAACCCGTTACCCCAAACCCGATAGCCCGGTTCACATCCggtaagttaaaaaaaaaaaaaaaaaaaaaaaaattggcacgTGACCCGCACGTGCTAAGTTTCACAGTTATCGGAGCGGGTTTCCTTCGAAACCCGAAACCGATAACCCGAACCCGTTAGggttcaaaacaaaaaaaaaaaaaaaaaaaaaaaccgaggATCACGTGACCAGCACgtgtttcccaaaaaaaaaaaaaaaaaaaaaaaaaacactaaccTCTGTTTCAGTCGAacggaaaccctagggtttccgcCGCCGTCGCCGTTGCCGCCGCCTCTGCCCTGCCATCTCTGCCGCCGACGCCTTCTCCTCCGTCCACCGAGCCGCGCCGCCTCGCCGTCACCGTCCCCGCCGCTCCCGCGACCGCCCGATTGCCACCACCCATCCTCGGCCGCCTCCTTTTCGCGGTCGACCACAGCGCCATCGCCCGagacctccgccgcctccttctcctccgccAACCGAGCCGCGCCGCCTCGCCGTCGCCGTTCCCGCCGCTCCCGCTCCcattttcctcccttcttccgcCTCCTTGTACACCCCTGCCATTTTTCCTCACCATCGGCCGACTCCACAGGCCGCGTACCACCTACCTCCACCATCCACCACCGCACCCGCCGCTGGAAGACCGCCGCCGGTTCCGTGTCCGGGCGCCCATCAGCCAAGCTCTTCTCCCGTCGGCCGCTTCCGTCCTTCGCTGAGTACCATTGACTtcccttcccccccccccttcttgcACTCAGTCGGGTCATCACTGTGGGCTTCATCAGACCCACTTTACACCCACCAAATTTACAGTTGGGCCCAACAGATCTGGCCCTGTTTTCACTTGCCCATCAGGCCACATCCGAGCCCGACCTGGTCCAGTTCCTTGCAGCAGGCCGCCAGCCCAGCCCGCGTGCAGTACTGTAGCACGGTCCAAGCCCAATTGCCCGCAGATCCTTCTACTGGCCCGATTCAGCATCTTCTTCAGCCCATTCCAGAAATTCAGACGGTTTTTGTGCTGCAGCCCCGGGTCTACGGTTCCAGCTAACTTCGCCCAGTACTGACTTCGTGTTCGAGACTCCACGAGCAGACGATTCTGGTCAACTGCATTCACCACAGGTAATTGGTACTTCCTCCTTTGGGCTTGCTTATCTaaatatgttctagttctcttgcatgacagtccgattttgaaacttattttcttgtcaaactgcaaaaaaaaaaaaaaaaacctagaacATTTTCCACCACACCCGTCCTACCTACcaattaaatctaaatattaaattagcacaccttagtgtcaggacatcatcaacatccatagatcagattactttcgGACTTTGAATGACTGTAACACGTGTTTGCAACCTAACTTCTTATAGTGACTAGTTTTCtactttaattctgaaataaccaaagtacaaattagtaaaatttaattttaagttacttTTGTGAAAAAGTTGCTGATCTCCGAATTCATAGTAGGTTGCATTAGTGGGTTGCatcagtaggttgtcctgcatcacatTTAGACAATTAGGGTTCATTCGTAGtattgcatatcatatcaccaGTTAGGGTAGCTCCTGTATGCCCacccgtagtggtagagagtacctcctcactgactCTCAGACCCCTTCATCCACCATGGACCCCAGAGTCATACAAGATATTCTGGAACAATTAGCTGCAATACGAGCTGATAACGACGAATTCAAACGTGAGATCCGTGCTCAAATACAACACCTTAGGACTCCGGAACCATCATCCCCAATCGCAGCTTACCCCGAGTTTGGTTTGACCACACCGCCTGCAGCTTTTCcccatccccctaggaaccaacatcatcctgatcaccagcgcgatcttgacgagcgactacttcgtaccgtgcgagtagaagcccccacatttgctggtcaattagagccgagcgtgtaccttgattggagagcagccatggataattattttgagtggtacgatATGACTGAAGATAGGAAAGTACGGtttgccaaaatgaagcttattgggcaagctcactggtactggcataacgtTGAACATCGGCGTGAGACCCAGAGGCTTCCACGCATCACCACgtgggaggatatgaaagagaaactgaatgagaagtatctgccattctcttaccgacaacgccttatggataggtggcagaaactaactcaaggaacttcaactgttgccgattacattgcacaatttgaggagtttcacatgaggtgtggtgtaatcgaagaggagactgttactctttcTAGGTTTCGAGCAGGACTCCgtgaggagatccagaaagaattgatcctccgagagattactacccttggccaggcataccaattggctcaagacgtggatagttttttacgagtccctatggtgagacgtaccgactctcggttgttacccccaggagcccgacctaatcaaagCCATCTCCCACAACCCAGACCACTCTCCAACCATCCTTCCCAGCCCGGTTCTAGCCAAACACCGACTAGGACGTTCCCGGTGCCTGCTCAAAGTACATCAACTGATAAAGGAAAAGGCATATTAGGGTCCAACCCGCCCTTAAGAAACCAAACCCAGTGTTTCAGGTGCCAGAAGTTTGGCCATATTGCGTCCCAATGAATGCCAAGACCTATTTGATGACTGAACTGGAAGCAGGAACCCAGGATactgaatgtgtcgaagaagtctatgaaccaaacatcgagGATTTTGTAGATGACTTTGGAGACGACAAGACCGGATTAGAATTTGTTCAGACTGAACACCAAAATGAGCCCACTGATAGGAATGACCAAAACCATAGGCTCCATGTGGTGAGGTGCACACTAGCCCAAACAAAGACCGAACAAGACTGGCGAAGAACCTCCCTATTTTATACActtattaagatcaatggtaaaacatgcaaaatcttatttgatagcgggagttgcatcaatgccattgcgtctggagttgtttctcgccttggcctaaaatctacccctcatcctaatccatataaagtagcctgggtagataagacgtccatttcggtttcagaaagatgccttgtcccgattcaattcctatcttataaagacgagatttggtgtgactgccttccgatggacgtaggtcaagtcatcttaggaagaccttggttatacGATAGGAACGCCACACTTCATGGTCGGTCAAATTCATGTAGTTTTATGTTCCAGGGTCGGAAAATTATATTGAATtcattgcctcctagagagCCCGTACCTGAGAAGAAGGGCGCTACACCACAAAAGGAAGAGTCACTccacatcattacttcgaaagaggtaatgaaagatatcgaaagccattcacctgtgttcgcccttgtggctagagttatTAATGTGGAGTCAAATGTCGAACACCCGGCCGCCGTAGTTCCTctgttggaggagtttcactctgtCTTTCCAACTGATCTTCCAGAGGCACTTCCtccaatgcgtgatatccagcacgtaattgatctcattcctggagcgtcactgccaaatcttccccaccatagactcaatccaaacgagcacactgaaCTGAAACGCCAAGTTGACGAACTCGTCACTCGAGGGTATATTCATGAGAGTTTGAGTCCCTGTGctgtacctgcactcctcactcccaagaaagatggctcttggaggatgtgcgtcgatagccgtgctatcaataaaatcacggtaaagtatcgttttcccattcctaggctggacgaccttttagactacatgtctggtgctacagttttttccaagattgacctaaagagtgggtaccaccagattcggattcgtcctggggatgaatggaaaacagcattcaaaaccaaagatggactctacgaatggttagtaatgcctttcggattaacaaatgctccaagtacttttatgagggtgatgacacagatttttcgacctttcttgaacaaatttgtcgttgtatactttgatgacatcctcatttatagtcaaactcaagagctccatctttCACACCTAAAGCAGGTTTGTGAAGTCCTGCAGAGAGAaagcttctttgcaaacccTAAGAAGTGTGCCTTCCTGACTGATCACGTCACTTTCTTAGGGTTCATAGTATCTTCCAAGGGTGTCTCTGCTGATCCAGAAAAAGTAAGCTCGATAGTCGATTGGCCTGAGCCCAAGACCTTAGCCGAAGTACGCAGTTTTCATGGTCTGGCTACTTTCTATCGTCGCTTCATTAGGAATTTTAGTTCGATAATGTCTCCCATCacagattgcatgaagaaaggagactttatctggactaagtcggcatcccaagcatttaaagatattaagcataggatgaccgaagcacctgtcttgcgcctccctgatttcactaaggtattcgaggtcgcatgtgatgcctctggAGTTGGCATAGGTGGTGTGTTAAGCCAAGACGGTCACCCTGTCGCGTTCTTTAGTGAAAAGTTAAGTGACGGCAGGTTgcgttattccacctatgataaggaattctatgcggtagtgcaaactttgcgacattggcgacactatttgctaccgcaagaatttgtcctgtattcagaccatgaggctttaaagtatctcaattctcaaaagaaattaaactttCGACATGGCCGATGGATTGAGTTTCTACAAGCCTATACTTTTGTGCTGAAACATAAAGCTGGAGTTGAGAATAAGGCTGCTGATGCGCTCAGTCGACGGATCTTCCTCCTATCCATAATGAGCACTGAAGTAATTGGTTTTGAAAGGATCAGGAAACAATATACCACCTGTCCCGATTTTAGTAATGTATACCTGACCTTAcgagatggagtagagagagagcacgatgatttctttttacacGATGATTATCTCTTTCACTCCGACCGATTGTGTATTCCTCGAACTTCTTTGAGAGATTTTCTAGTATGGGAAGTACACGCTGAAGGACTGTCCGGGCATTTCGGGAGAGACAAATCCATTGAGATGGTGGAAAGACGTTTCTTCTggccgagtctcaagagagacgtgGCCAAGATCGTCGCTCAGTGCCGCACATGTCAATTAGCCAAACAACGTAAACAGAACACTGGGCTTTACACTCCACTACCAGTTCCTGATTGTCCGTGGCAAGATGTtagcatggattttgtgttagggCTTGCACGTACCTCGACCAAACATGATTCCATTTTTGTAGTAGTGGACCGGttctctaaaatggctcattttctaccatgttctaagacttctgatgcttctaggattgcgaaactctattttgacgaagtcgttagactccatggtctccctaaatctattgtgtccgataggaatgttaaatttatgagctatttttgaaaaactctttggcacatgatgggtaccaaattaaaattttcctctgcctatcatccccaaactgatggccagaccgaagttgtcaaccgaagtctagggagtcttctcagatgtctggtaggtgagcatactaggacttgggatctcgtgttaccaactgctgagtttgcatataatagttcggtcaataggaccataggcatgagtccttttgaagtggtgaatggttataaacctaggcaacccatagacttgatccccatgtctcatcaacatagagtctctgagtctgcacaatcatttgcttcacacctgcattcattgcatcaggagatcagcaaacttattcactctaataacttaaaatataaatcctttgctgatttgcaccgccgttataaagaattaaatgtaggtgattcagtcatggtaagaattagacctgaacgacttccttcggggacgttcaaaaagttgcaatctcgtagtgcgggaccattcaaagtcctaaagaaaatcagttcgaatgcgtatgttgtagatcttcctgaagactatgggattagtgcgacatttaatattgaagatttagtcccatacaagaaatcaacattcattccttctgacccttttgtggatacatccactgttgttgatcaccctgctctagcacctgctagtgagcctccacttccacagtttcatgcacgcagagaacatatagaacatatattagatgagcaggttatatctaccaggagaggaagctaccaacgttaccttgttcggtggaaaggtcgacccgaatcagatgtatcgtggatttcgcgagctgagttgcagcgccttgacccggatcttctggagcagtacgacagccgcccCGATttacactcgacggggtcgagtttttctcacccgggaggagttgatggggacatcagctaggtccccattttatttacatatttgcttattgttatttctgggtttatttgtgtttagggatttatttgtggtttattttattctgggcttattttcattttagggctt containing:
- the LOC120107813 gene encoding uncharacterized protein LOC120107813; translated protein: MVRKNGRGVQGGGRREENGSGSGGNGDGEAARLADVPIIPPLRRRPAGPISLRLRKRVLPATTTSSSGLSPRSGTRSSPATRTPPISSAVPTPASPNLGTSNNHTMGKAAIGKPTEQQEQKQ